In Nicotiana tabacum cultivar K326 chromosome 17, ASM71507v2, whole genome shotgun sequence, one DNA window encodes the following:
- the LOC107794104 gene encoding ubiquitin domain-containing protein DSK2b isoform X2, translating into MGGGDTTTTTVKDEVAENNAGGGGETVTINVRCSNGSKFSVQVSLDSTVGSFKSVLSQPSDIPAEQQRLIYKGRILKDDQTLTSYGLEADHTVHLVRGFAPAASAGATNAGNPNTNQNIPGDAPPNVGGPFAGVGGAPLFPGLGSGGGPFGAGLPDFEQVQQQLTQNPDMMRDMMNMPLVQNLMNNPEIIRNLIMNNPQMREIMDRNPELAHILNDPSTLRQTMEAARNPEIMREMMRNTDRAMSNIESSPEGFNMLRRMYENVQEPFLNATTMAGDTRNDSGANPFAALLGAQGGGQGRNQATSPPVTGSETTANPPAPNTNPLPNPWASAGTGAAQTNTTARSNAAADTRAPPLGGLGALPDLQQMLGGMPDASSLNQLMQNPAISQMMQSLLSNPQYMNQISGLNPQLRSMLDSNPHLREMMQNPEFIRQLTSPETMQQVMTLQQGLLSQLGRQQTNQGQGQDAGRTVPPEELYATQLAQLQEMGFFDTQENIRALIATAGNVHAAVERLLGNTGQ; encoded by the exons ATGGGCGGAGGCGATACTACTACTACAACGGTCAAAGACGAAGTAGCCGAGAATAACGCCGGCGGTGGTGGTGAAACAGTTACGATCAACGTTCGATGTTCCAACGGCTCCAAATTCTCCGTTCAAGTGAGCCTCGATTCCACCGTCGGATCATTCAAGTCCGTCCTTTCTCAGCCGTCCGATATCCCTGCCGAACAGCAGAGGTTGATCTATAAAGGCCGGATCTTAAAGGACGACCAAACCCTAACAAGCTACG GTCTGGAGGCAGATCACACAGTTCATCTGGTTCGAGGTTTTGCCCCAGCTGCTTCCGCTGGTGCAACCAATGCTGGAAATCCAAATACTAATCAGAATATACCAGGGGATGCCCCGCCAAATGTAGGGGGGCCATTTGCAGGAGTAGGTGGAGCTCCACTCTTTCCCGGACTTGGAAGTGGTGGTGGTCCGTTTGGAGCTGGTCTTCCAGATTTTGAGCAGGTCCAGCAGCAGCTGACTCAAAACCCCGACATGATGAGAGATATGATGAATATGCCTCTTGTTCAGAATCTAATGAATAACCCAGAAATCATCCGCAACTTGATCATGAACAATCCTCAAATGCGAGAGATCATGGATCGTAATCCCGAGCTCGCTCACATACTCAATGATCCTTCTACTCTTCGCCAGACAATGGAGGCTGCACGAAACCCTGAAATTATGCGTGAGATGATGCGCAATACTGACAGGGCAATGAGCAACATTGAATCCTCTCCTGAGGGATTTAACATGCTAAGGCGCATGTATGAAAATGTTCAAGAGCCATTTCTGAATGCAACAACCATGGCTGGAGATACAAGAAATGATTCAGGGGCAAACCCGTTCGCAGCTCTTTTGGGAGCCCAAGGTGGGGGGCAAGGCAGAAATCAGGCAACTAGTCCTCCAGTTACTGGTTCTGAGACAACTGCTAATCCTCCCGCTCCCAATACTAATCCACTTCCGAATCCTTGGGCATCAGCTGGCA CTGGAGCCGCCCAAACGAATACCACTGCTAGGTCAAATGCTGCTGCGGATACTAGGGCGCCCCCTCTTGGTGGCTTGGGCGCTTTGCCAGATTTGCAGCAAATGCTAGGTGGCATGCCTGATGCCTCTTCTCTAAATCAGTTAATGCAGAATCCAGCCATCTCACAGATGATGCAGTCTCTCCTCTCAAATCCTCAGTACATGAACCAG ATTTCTGGGCTCAACCCACAGCTAAGAAGCATGCTTGATTCCAACCCCCATCTCAGAGAAATGATGCAAAACCCTGAATTTATTCGTCAGTTGACGTCCCCTGAGACAATGCAG CAAGTTATGACTTTACAGCAAGGGCTGTTGTCTCAACTTGGTCGGCAGCAAACAAACCA AGGACAGGGTCAAGATGCTGGCCGAACAG TGCCCCCAGAGGAATTATACGCCACTCAGTTAGCCCAGTTACAAGAAATGGGTTTTTTTGACACTCAAGAAAATATCCGGGCACTTATTGCCACTGCAGGGAATGTGCACGCTGCGGTAGAGCGACTTCTAGGGAACACTGGACAGTAG
- the LOC107794104 gene encoding ubiquitin domain-containing protein DSK2b isoform X1: MGGGDTTTTTVKDEVAENNAGGGGETVTINVRCSNGSKFSVQVSLDSTVGSFKSVLSQPSDIPAEQQRLIYKGRILKDDQTLTSYGLEADHTVHLVRGFAPAASAGATNAGNPNTNQNIPGDAPPNVGGPFAGVGGAPLFPGLGSGGGPFGAGLPDFEQVQQQLTQNPDMMRDMMNMPLVQNLMNNPEIIRNLIMNNPQMREIMDRNPELAHILNDPSTLRQTMEAARNPEIMREMMRNTDRAMSNIESSPEGFNMLRRMYENVQEPFLNATTMAGDTRNDSGANPFAALLGAQGGGQGRNQATSPPVTGSETTANPPAPNTNPLPNPWASAGTGAAQTNTTARSNAAADTRAPPLGGLGALPDLQQMLGGMPDASSLNQLMQNPAISQMMQSLLSNPQYMNQISGLNPQLRSMLDSNPHLREMMQNPEFIRQLTSPETMQQVMTLQQGLLSQLGRQQTNQGQGQDAGRTAFDNMGMEMLMNMFGGLGTGGLGVPNRSNVPPEELYATQLAQLQEMGFFDTQENIRALIATAGNVHAAVERLLGNTGQ, encoded by the exons ATGGGCGGAGGCGATACTACTACTACAACGGTCAAAGACGAAGTAGCCGAGAATAACGCCGGCGGTGGTGGTGAAACAGTTACGATCAACGTTCGATGTTCCAACGGCTCCAAATTCTCCGTTCAAGTGAGCCTCGATTCCACCGTCGGATCATTCAAGTCCGTCCTTTCTCAGCCGTCCGATATCCCTGCCGAACAGCAGAGGTTGATCTATAAAGGCCGGATCTTAAAGGACGACCAAACCCTAACAAGCTACG GTCTGGAGGCAGATCACACAGTTCATCTGGTTCGAGGTTTTGCCCCAGCTGCTTCCGCTGGTGCAACCAATGCTGGAAATCCAAATACTAATCAGAATATACCAGGGGATGCCCCGCCAAATGTAGGGGGGCCATTTGCAGGAGTAGGTGGAGCTCCACTCTTTCCCGGACTTGGAAGTGGTGGTGGTCCGTTTGGAGCTGGTCTTCCAGATTTTGAGCAGGTCCAGCAGCAGCTGACTCAAAACCCCGACATGATGAGAGATATGATGAATATGCCTCTTGTTCAGAATCTAATGAATAACCCAGAAATCATCCGCAACTTGATCATGAACAATCCTCAAATGCGAGAGATCATGGATCGTAATCCCGAGCTCGCTCACATACTCAATGATCCTTCTACTCTTCGCCAGACAATGGAGGCTGCACGAAACCCTGAAATTATGCGTGAGATGATGCGCAATACTGACAGGGCAATGAGCAACATTGAATCCTCTCCTGAGGGATTTAACATGCTAAGGCGCATGTATGAAAATGTTCAAGAGCCATTTCTGAATGCAACAACCATGGCTGGAGATACAAGAAATGATTCAGGGGCAAACCCGTTCGCAGCTCTTTTGGGAGCCCAAGGTGGGGGGCAAGGCAGAAATCAGGCAACTAGTCCTCCAGTTACTGGTTCTGAGACAACTGCTAATCCTCCCGCTCCCAATACTAATCCACTTCCGAATCCTTGGGCATCAGCTGGCA CTGGAGCCGCCCAAACGAATACCACTGCTAGGTCAAATGCTGCTGCGGATACTAGGGCGCCCCCTCTTGGTGGCTTGGGCGCTTTGCCAGATTTGCAGCAAATGCTAGGTGGCATGCCTGATGCCTCTTCTCTAAATCAGTTAATGCAGAATCCAGCCATCTCACAGATGATGCAGTCTCTCCTCTCAAATCCTCAGTACATGAACCAG ATTTCTGGGCTCAACCCACAGCTAAGAAGCATGCTTGATTCCAACCCCCATCTCAGAGAAATGATGCAAAACCCTGAATTTATTCGTCAGTTGACGTCCCCTGAGACAATGCAG CAAGTTATGACTTTACAGCAAGGGCTGTTGTCTCAACTTGGTCGGCAGCAAACAAACCA AGGACAGGGTCAAGATGCTGGCCGAACAG CATTTGACAACATGGGAATGGAAATGCTGATGAACATGTTCGGTGGACTTGGGACGGGGGGATTGGGTGTACCCAACAGATCCAATG TGCCCCCAGAGGAATTATACGCCACTCAGTTAGCCCAGTTACAAGAAATGGGTTTTTTTGACACTCAAGAAAATATCCGGGCACTTATTGCCACTGCAGGGAATGTGCACGCTGCGGTAGAGCGACTTCTAGGGAACACTGGACAGTAG